The DNA sequence TATCAGAGAATCGGCTCCAGGGCGAAAGAGCTGGAAAATGAAATTGTGGAATCTCTGCTGGCCCTGGTGGCCACCCCCTCCCATTCAGGCAAAGAGGAAAAGGTCATCCAGGTCATCCAGCATCAAATGGAAAAAGCGGGATTCGACGAGGTGCGCATCGACGGCCTCGGCAGCATCATCGGCCGCATCGGCAGCGGGCCGCGGCTCATCGCCTTCGACGCCCATATCGACACCGTTTATCCCGGGGATTTGGCGCAATGGGAGTTCGATCCCTTCGCCCCCTTCGTCCGGGAGGGCAAAGTCTGGGGCCGCGGCAGCGCCGACCAGAAAGGCGGGATGGCGGCGATGGTACACGCCGGCAGGATGATCCGGGAGCTGGGGCTGAATGACCAATTCACCCTCCTCTTCACCGGCACGGTGATGGAAGAGGACTGCGACGGCCTCTGCTGGCAATATCTGATCAACGAGGAGAAGATCCGGCCCGAACTGGTGGTGATCACCGAGCCGACCAACATGAACATTTACCGCGGCCATCGCGGCCGCATGGAGATGCAGGTGGAGGTCAGCGGTGTGAGCTGCCACGGCTCCGCCCCGGAGCGAGGCGACAACGCCATCTACAAAGCCGCCCGCATCGCCCTCGAGATCGAAAAGCTCAATGAACGTCTGCGCAGCGATCCCTTCCTCGGCAAGGGCAGCGTCACCGTCACGGAGGCGCGCTCCTCCTCCCCCTCCCTTTGCGCCGTGCCCGACGGCGCGGCTCTGCACCTCGACCGTCGGCTCACCCTTGGCGAGAGCAAAGAGAGCGCGCTTGCGGAGGTCCGCGACGCCGCGCAGCGAGCCGGGGTACCCGATGCCCAGGCCACCGTGCTGCAATACGCCGAGCCGGCCTATACCGGAAAAATCTATCCCAGCGAAAAATATTACCCCACCTGGGTGCTCGCGGAGAATTCGCCATGGCTGCAGCAGGCGGTTGCAGCCTACGAGGGGCTTTTCGGCCGTGCTCCGCTGATCGACAAATGGACCTTCAGCACCAACGCGGTCGCCATTGCCGGGATGAACAACATCCCCTGTCTTGGGCTCGGGCCGGGGAACGAGGTCTATGCCCATGCGGCCAACGAGGCCTGCCCGGTCGAGCACCTCAGCGGCGCTGCGGCCTTTTACGCCGCCCTGGTGGCCAAACTGAACGAAAAAGCCGGGTGAAATGAACGTCACCTTTGAATACCAGTGCTGCGAAT is a window from the bacterium genome containing:
- a CDS encoding YgeY family selenium metabolism-linked hydrolase yields the protein MNAVYQRIGSRAKELENEIVESLLALVATPSHSGKEEKVIQVIQHQMEKAGFDEVRIDGLGSIIGRIGSGPRLIAFDAHIDTVYPGDLAQWEFDPFAPFVREGKVWGRGSADQKGGMAAMVHAGRMIRELGLNDQFTLLFTGTVMEEDCDGLCWQYLINEEKIRPELVVITEPTNMNIYRGHRGRMEMQVEVSGVSCHGSAPERGDNAIYKAARIALEIEKLNERLRSDPFLGKGSVTVTEARSSSPSLCAVPDGAALHLDRRLTLGESKESALAEVRDAAQRAGVPDAQATVLQYAEPAYTGKIYPSEKYYPTWVLAENSPWLQQAVAAYEGLFGRAPLIDKWTFSTNAVAIAGMNNIPCLGLGPGNEVYAHAANEACPVEHLSGAAAFYAALVAKLNEKAG